The Clarias gariepinus isolate MV-2021 ecotype Netherlands chromosome 3, CGAR_prim_01v2, whole genome shotgun sequence DNA window agatCGTTCTCTTCACGCTGAGGTTCCGCACAGAGTGGAGAGTCGGTTCTGTGCAAAAATAATAAGCATTTACTTTTATGACATCTGTATTGTTAAGtatgtaatattaaaacttCACATGATGATGAAAATGTACCTGCAGCTGTCGGATACTGCGCATGGCTCTCTCATCCAGCCGACTCAGATCGACAGAGTCCATTTCACTGGCCAGCAGCTGAATgcactaaaaacaaaaacgcAGCCTGACGTCACTTTTTGGCTCAGTTATCATGATACACACAGTCACGTCACAGAGCCGTCTATATTTGCCTCCCTGTTTGACCATAATTGTAAAAGCGCTAACCTCTCCGTTGCCCAGAGGGACGTTGATGACGATGTCCTCAGAGCCTCCGGCGATGGGCGAGCCGTTCACAGAAATGCTGTACACCTTCTCTCTGTGACGGGGAACTCTTACTGCTGGGGTCTTGGGCAACCTGGAGAGAgcgtgtcacacacacacgatcattAAAAACTATGGTGGATTGATggctaataataattttgtattttattttacactgatttaagattcaaaggtgctttattggcatgacaaatatttagatTCGTATTGCCAAAGATTAAAATTAAGTCATAAGAAAATAACagtagtataaaaaaatatataaaaagtaataaaaaaaaattaaatacaacaaAAGAGTACAGATATTTGGTTAAAGTGACTctcaaacattattttaaaaaaggaaagcatATGCACGTAATGCAGAAGCTTCATGCAACACATTTTTTGTATGGAAACAAAGGCCGATGCCTTGATTCACAATGGATCGGATTCGACCTTAAGCAAAAAGCAGTTTGCGTCCTAAGACACAGAGTGCCTCGTGGGTGAAATTACCTGGAGTCGAACCGTGGGGTGAGGAGTGGAGTTGGGCCGATGATGGAGGAGTCCAAGAAACTTCTGGCTGGGGTGACCAGGGGCTTCCTAGTGGATCTTAAAATAAACccaaaaatatgttttgtaaattattactattactacaaGCACACTAACTGCTTTATtaggttgctgctgttggtctttcggctgctcctggcaaggagtcgccacagcggaatttccagtccgcacaacaacttgaaGCTGGTCCTGCTAAGGAGGGCCGAGTGATGGAGACAAAATAATTGAGAAAACACGGCGAGGTAAAAAGATGCCAGACGTTCcttgttcttttaacatgaatcgttaAAACCATCAGCACAATACTAAAGagaactgtactgtaatatactgtgtatagacGATTGTATTAGTATCCTAGCAAAAAGACAAATTCTCCCGAACTCACTCTCAGAACAGAACTCGTATATTCCtttgtaggggacttactgtactcTACTTTGTAGCCTCAGATTTCTGTCCATGCTTACGGGAGTGAAACCTGAAATGGCCTCGTGCTGACATCATTCTGATGGGTGGGGGTGgggattaataaataaaggttCTTCATTCTGAACCAATCTGGATTTTCTCCTCTGACGTCCATCACTACTGCTCCCTGAATGTTTCTTGTGTTTTCATGCCATCCTGTGTTAGAGCTGCGCGATTAATCGCCGTTATTGATTCATTCAAAATTATGGAGTTTAGGTCGatgttgaaaaatgaaaattgaATTTAACAATTTTACTTTGATTTGTCTGATGTTTTGTGGCAACTAAAGGAAGCAACACGACTAATTTATTCTAGCACCTCGAACAGAACCAAGAGCAGGGGCCTCGATGGATAGAAGATATTACTGATGCTGTGGCTCGTTACATCGCTGAAAGCATTGTAGACGAAGGTTTTTatgttgtattaattattatttttctaaaataacaagaaaacaTGTTAGTTTGCACTTTTAGTCCAAATAAGCAGTTCACATGTTTGGTAATATTGGTTTTgctaaaaattaacattttaaaatcataaagaTGTTTTGCATTCTGTTGCTGTGACGTGATTGGCCAACTGGTTAAATCACATTAAGTGTACAGGGCTATAGGTGATCTTATTAAAGtgaccaacaaacaaacatgacttACTTTCTGATGGTGCCATTCTGCTTGCTCACAGAGAGAGCTCTGGCCTTCTTGCTAGTTGATGGTGCTTTTTTTGGTTTTCCCTGTTGCAAATAGCAGAATGTAAGATATTTATAGAAACCTATACACCGCTGCAAGACGGACAGGATCATCGATGTCTACAGTTGACCTTACTGTTCCCacactcacctttttggttgtAGACTTCGGCACCAAATTCTCTTCGTCATCAGACTTTACACTAGATTTTGACTCTATAAATATGaacaatgtaattaataatcagcaaagaaatagtaaaagcagcaaatgtaaaaggaaaaaaataatgaaattcactttttttggCTGATTTAGGGGGAATTGTGTGGTCCTGAGCAATGGTGAGCTCCACCTGAGCAGCTTCCTCCTTTTTCTGAatgtgacaatttttttttgatgagaTACAGATGAGACACAATTAGAAGTTGTTTATGGTTCCCGAACCATTTTAGCCACTTATTCCCAAAAGAcccatgcatttatttaataaatatgaaggatgttcaagtcaaaatgagAGAAATTTTTATAAATGATGTAAAACCTATTGACATTAACAGAAAACTTCAAACGCAGTACAATGATAAGACTCTGAGCCGCAgcaaaacatctgaatggtgcaaacatctTAAAGCAATCCATACgcctgtgaatgatgatcccagaCGAGGTGGTTTGGAGCTCACTGCAGTAGTTCCCGTAAAaattcagtgagtggaatgaCTAATCCATGAAAATCGGCAGATAACTTGTTACTGACACGCTCAAGAGATGTAATTGGGTGTGTGACCGACACAGTTGTTAGTCTCAGGACTGTGTTCTGCACAAtccaaaagtcccagtttgacttgaacgtccctcatcataattaatataaaacactTAACGAGAACATTTTAGTGGTAAAAATGAGCTTCCTAATAGACAATCTAAATCCATTTAAGGCTAGCTAAACCTTATATATAATTTGACCATTTCTAAATTCTtattaaatataacataaatacataaaaaacagGTTGGTACAAACCTACAACCCCCATCCCCATACAAGGATTGAATTTTAGGAACAGCGGACACAGCAGACTTACCTTAGATTCATCCACTGGTGTTTCTGGCTTTTCAGAACCTAATAATCAGTCAGAGGGAAGACGTTTCAATTGCCACTGAAGCACATAAATGTACAACATTCAGTGAACAGAAGAAGCAAGCAGGCGGTTAAATGAATAGCAGGGCTCATACCGCAATACTGAACCCAGTTCATCTGTCTCACGGCCATGGGAAGCTTGATCAGAGTCATGTTGTACAGGTTGTCTGCATCCTTAAGAAGGTTGTTGGTCTTTTCATTCAGTCTCTTAACGATTGTATTTACTGAATAGTAAAAGCAGGAAAagatacaaaaaagaaaaacaaactgaatcGGACATGGTATTGGGTACTAAATAGTCTCACAAATCAGTCACACTTAGTGTATATGCACCCAAATTAACAtacgtttatttatttgtttagaattatcATGTCATCTTTAATAGTATTCAAGATTAATCTTCTAATTAAATTTAGAGTTGACGTGTTTagaaacatgtacagtagatcGACTGATTTTCATTTTAGCCAACTCAGTTATGAATGCCGGTTCTTTGGTGTGGCTTCACTTATCggcacactgacacactgaagTTCTATAGTATTTTACTTTATGATAAGGATTAACCGGTTGATCGGCTGATCAGCCTCATATATAAACAATTCTGTACCAAGCGCAGAAGCTTTCAAGTGGcgcaacagaaatgcatttttatggcgcattacatcattaaaaatataaggTATATAAAGTCtctgatctgcctttttcttcaAATTGTAagcaaattagtctcaaaccaGCTCAATTCATTTATTACACACGTTATATAAGTCTTAAAATACTGTGGGGCTTATTAGTTAAAAATTGCACATGTTAGAACATTTGAGAAAACAAAACACCACCGTttcttcataaaaataaaatttataatttagctttttgtttaatttaaatgcttgtatttgaagttagtttgtactgtttaaatgctgcacttagtttttaagtgagaaaactaatgttataaggaataggcaacatttaattactcattaaaACTTTTCTACAAGTTTAAAATTTGCAACAAAATCTAATATCAGATGTAATATCAAATcgggattttatttaaaatttttgaaaaTACGCAAATTTTTAATCGAATCAGCACCAAGGTATCGTGATGAAATTGTAtcgggaggtgactggtgattccaaTCACTAATACTGACACAATCAATGTTTTTCACTTCACTTGTCAGTGATTTTAAAGTAATGACTGATGGCCAGTTTCCTCACTCTGTATTCATGTGCGCACGGGaataaaaacatgcttttaaataaaagaagacaATGTAATGATTTATAGATATCTCTGCATTGCATTTGTACctaatgactgtgtgtgtgtgtgtgtgtgtgtgtgtagacagaGATCTGGATAGAAATTACCTGTTACTTACCTTCATCATCAAAGTCAAGCAGAAAAGCTTCCAGTTTGGGCATCTTGggattctttttgtttttagtatttGTGGTTCTTTTTCTAGGAGCCATTTTTATTCTGGATGAGAAAAGACAGTGTTGTTGGAGATGTTTACTAGCTGGCTAACAAGGTTGCTAGCTagataattattataatgacaGATACAGTtgtcttaaatatttaaacacctGGTTTATACGTAAATATCACATAAAACAGCAATAATTCACATTACTGTAGAATTcagctttaaaaattaaattccaTTATCTCTCAGATTAGCAAAATTAGCTCTGTTGTGCTCAAGATGCAGGAAAATAACGTTACACTTTCAAAAACAAATCGAACCATAACGCAGACCATAATGATAGAAACAAATCTCTcctaaataattaatgtttacTTCATATTACCTGTTAAATGGTAACTTTTTATTCAATTTGCTCTTGCTTCTCGAGGCAGTTCCAGCCCGGCAGTCTGGCGGTTGGCGAAAAGCTTTTCAAATCCATTCGCCAAAGCATTTCAACCAATCAGCGATCATCTTTTGTGCTGCGTCACTCACTTAGTCAGCGATTTCCGGTTTGTCTGAAAATATTCGACTCTTTGAATCAGGTCAACTaaactgaagaagaaaaaaataatctatatGTTAAGCTTATATCTATATGTGTAAAATCCTTTTAAAAACTCTCAACGCTGTTTTAAATTTCCGTTAAAATTGTGTAGGATTAACCCTCGAAACTGACTCATGAATCAGAGTCAAGTGCGCCATTTTATGAATCGAACGCATTTGAATCTGATTCAGACAGACGGACTAATCAGAGCACAGTTTACTGCGAGACCCCATAGACGCCCGGTTTGGATTGGTGGTGGACTTTATGACGTAACTAGGAAGCACAGCATGAGCAGAAGCGTGCTGAAGTCATGCACAGCACATATAGAGTGGAATAATGACATTTAATGTAGATGATTTATATGGATAAAAGTGATATAGGAACGATGATGAGAATGACAGCTGTTTAATCAGAAGGTATAATCAGAATGTTGCAGCTGCACCAGGAGCTCAGAAAATGTTTCCAGAGTTTAAAGGAGAATCAGGCTGTATGGAATGGAATGTTGGATGATTGTAGACCTTTAGTGAGCTCCTTGGGGAACCTGGCAGAACAGCTGAGGGCGCTAAAGAGCGTGGATATAGCAAACACTCCCCTGAGCACCTTTCCAAACTTACAGGAGCGCCTTCTGCACAAACTCCTAAATGCTGTAGACTCAGTCCTGGGGCAGTTAAATGAGAAAGTGTGAgttggttttcttttctttaaatacatttttatatatacattttttgtacTCTCATTAGGCGTAGGGtttggcactgtggcctcgcgcctttagggtccaggttcgattcccgcctcagggtctttgtgcatggagtttgcatgttctccctgtgtttggtgggtttcctccgggtactccagtttcctcccacagtccaaagacatgcagggactcactcacttacttgtcgtctatatcactttatcttgtatgcaaggtcacggggggcctggagcctatcctaggagacttgggGAGGGGGGGCCAATCCATTGCtggacacacacattcacacaatacaggcaattttggaatgccAGTTAttgtaatctgcatgtctttggaccgtgggaggaaaacGGAGCCAAGCACGAAGAGTATACGGAAACTTtaggcacacagacccgaggtgggaatcgaacccggaccctggaggtgcgaggtgacagCGCTAACACAAAAGACATGcagtaccctgcctcgtgcccaaagtctcctgggatagtcttGGTCCCCCTGTATAGGATAAGGAGTACgatagatgaataaatgaatgaataaactgtGATTGAACccatgttttgctgtttttacaGGGATGCTTTGAGATCGGTGCGAGATTCAGTCTGTAAGCAAGTGGCTGCCGTTTTCCAGATGTATGAACAAAACTCAGACTTCCTTCCCATCAGGACGTGTGTGGCCAGATGTGCGGACGCACCTTCTATCTCTGACATGCTCGAGTGGCTACAGGACGCAGAGCGCTACTATCGGATACAGTATCCCAGATCTGACGGTTCTTAAATTCTCATAATTGCTTCATCTCTATCCACATATCCTACCTGACTCTACTTTCCTTACAGTATCGCTCCACATTGTGTTTGCAGgtatccaaacacttctgttaCTGCTCTTctgcaccaggtacacccttagACCACAAAAACAACCTCCAATCacttctttcatgcaaatcacaatAGTCTAC harbors:
- the c19h1orf109 gene encoding ribosome biogenesis protein C1orf109 homolog produces the protein MLQLHQELRKCFQSLKENQAVWNGMLDDCRPLVSSLGNLAEQLRALKSVDIANTPLSTFPNLQERLLHKLLNAVDSVLGQLNEKVDALRSVRDSVCKQVAAVFQMYEQNSDFLPIRTCVARCADAPSISDMLEWLQDAERYYRIQYIQRKNLLQMMTPDDLTVIATAPTRWSALDSPGGEQKISDMLLQVSFFMESD
- the cdca8 gene encoding borealin, encoding MAPRKRTTNTKNKKNPKMPKLEAFLLDFDDEVNTIVKRLNEKTNNLLKDADNLYNMTLIKLPMAVRQMNWVQYCGSEKPETPVDESKKKEEAAQVELTIAQDHTIPPKSAKKKSKSSVKSDDEENLVPKSTTKKGKPKKAPSTSKKARALSVSKQNGTIRKSTRKPLVTPARSFLDSSIIGPTPLLTPRFDSRLPKTPAVRVPRHREKVYSISVNGSPIAGGSEDIVINVPLGNGECIQLLASEMDSVDLSRLDERAMRSIRQLQNRLSTLCGTSA